A single genomic interval of Prochlorococcus marinus XMU1406 harbors:
- the hisF gene encoding imidazole glycerol phosphate synthase subunit HisF — protein MVALRLIPCLDVAHGRVVKGVNFVNLRDSGDPVELACRYSDEGADELVFLDIRASVENRNTLVDLVSRTAKSVKIPFTVGGGIDSVSSINDLLRAGADKVSLNSSAVRNPDLISKSSREFGNQCIVIAIDAKRKVNKTDEWEVYVKGGRENTGIDVLSWAKKVEELGAGEILLTSMDGDGTQNGYDLHLTESVTNIVNIPVIASGGAGCLEDIYDVFNEGRASAALLASLLHDKKLSLREIKTFLLGKKLPIRPYE, from the coding sequence ATGGTAGCTCTTCGTTTAATTCCTTGTTTAGATGTCGCCCATGGCAGAGTGGTTAAAGGTGTAAATTTTGTTAACTTGAGAGACTCAGGCGATCCTGTTGAATTGGCTTGTAGGTATTCTGATGAAGGCGCAGATGAATTAGTATTCTTAGATATTAGAGCTAGTGTAGAAAATAGAAATACATTAGTTGACCTTGTTTCTAGGACCGCAAAATCAGTAAAAATCCCATTTACAGTAGGTGGAGGAATAGATTCTGTTTCTTCAATTAATGATCTTTTAAGAGCTGGAGCGGACAAAGTGAGTTTGAATTCTTCTGCTGTTAGAAATCCAGATTTAATTTCTAAAAGTTCTAGAGAATTTGGTAATCAATGTATCGTGATAGCAATTGATGCTAAAAGAAAAGTTAATAAGACTGATGAATGGGAGGTTTATGTAAAAGGAGGGAGAGAAAATACTGGAATAGATGTATTAAGTTGGGCAAAGAAAGTTGAGGAGTTAGGCGCAGGGGAAATTTTGCTTACTTCAATGGATGGTGATGGCACGCAGAATGGATATGATTTACATCTGACTGAATCTGTTACCAATATTGTTAATATTCCAGTGATTGCTTCTGGAGGAGCAGGTTGTTTAGAAGATATCTATGATGTTTTCAATGAAGGCAGGGCATCTGCCGCACTTTTAGCATCATTACTTCATGATAAGAAACTTTCTTTAAGAGAAATAAAGACTTTCCTCCTTGGGAAAAAACTTCCTATTAGACCATATGAATAA
- a CDS encoding ubiquinone/menaquinone biosynthesis methyltransferase, whose amino-acid sequence MKFTKTIEVKNIFNKISYKYDFLNNLLSFGLHRLWKRKLVNLLEPLNGEDWADLCCGTGDLAFLISERVSPRGSITGIDSAEDILNIAKKKSELKKNKFIKWEIKDVLEINDYSKNFDGICMSYGLRNLNNVEGGIKKVFDLLKDKGRAGFLDFNHSTRNSLSNIFQKIYLRLIVVTISRLFNLGPEYAYIEKSISNFPKKNVLINIAKEVGFKKAEYMTIGGGQMGILILTK is encoded by the coding sequence ATGAAATTCACAAAAACTATCGAAGTCAAAAATATATTTAATAAAATTTCTTATAAATATGACTTTTTAAATAATCTATTAAGTTTTGGGCTGCACAGATTATGGAAAAGGAAATTAGTTAATTTATTGGAACCTTTAAATGGTGAAGATTGGGCAGATTTATGCTGTGGAACTGGAGATTTAGCATTCTTAATTTCTGAGAGAGTTAGTCCAAGGGGTTCAATTACTGGGATTGACAGTGCGGAGGATATCTTAAATATTGCAAAAAAAAAATCAGAGCTTAAAAAAAATAAATTTATTAAGTGGGAAATTAAAGATGTATTAGAAATTAATGATTATTCAAAAAATTTTGATGGGATTTGCATGTCATATGGACTTAGAAACTTGAATAATGTTGAAGGAGGAATAAAAAAAGTTTTTGATCTTTTGAAGGATAAGGGAAGGGCAGGATTTTTGGATTTTAATCACTCAACAAGAAATTCTTTATCCAATATTTTTCAGAAAATTTATTTGAGATTAATTGTAGTAACCATTTCGCGGCTTTTTAATTTAGGTCCAGAGTACGCATATATTGAAAAAAGTATTAGTAATTTTCCAAAGAAAAATGTGCTTATAAATATTGCTAAGGAAGTTGGATTTAAAAAAGCTGAATATATGACTATTGGGGGGGGGCAAATGGGAATACTAATTTTAACTAAATAA
- the petP gene encoding cytochrome b6f subunit PetP has translation MAETKLLPKIGSKIKININKVKDRLPAKLIDQISSNPKAVITGYKMTDGRSIGITAKFQNGEQNWFFPEEIEKG, from the coding sequence ATGGCTGAAACAAAATTATTACCCAAAATCGGTAGTAAAATCAAAATTAACATTAACAAAGTAAAAGATAGACTACCAGCTAAATTAATCGATCAAATATCCTCGAATCCTAAAGCCGTAATAACAGGCTATAAAATGACAGACGGCAGAAGTATTGGGATAACCGCAAAATTTCAGAATGGTGAGCAAAATTGGTTTTTCCCAGAAGAAATTGAGAAAGGTTAA